One region of Culex pipiens pallens isolate TS chromosome 2, TS_CPP_V2, whole genome shotgun sequence genomic DNA includes:
- the LOC120423318 gene encoding uncharacterized protein LOC120423318: MIIRVILAEVLLLALCRSVSGQEKCTTESDINDIKAVLANLKNSCIVNVAYSVNNVDSVCKLLLEQIKTGLTKLTHQRRMMSKRYVTKEQFEQLENSYDRQLREVLASLNSQKRYSGDSLQDDLDGALDDTKSLITMEKELCVQLRTWDDTNDRLRKELFDHLIAKGDIAGALKRFSQMKSDYYTEAIFHDLAWRHNQSVDVMTQLLDVIQDLDDRTEALTLVYENAKKYYRLNLDSDLTLLLVEAEVVKVKDRIEKGGLITSIQRRKLFNMSLELDVKTEQVVSRLMEYDVGKEAEVLSNLKRVFVRLEPSQMKKIAKVICLASYSQQRRFVNFLAILPSYSKIDALEVMVESGLKSLQFSIMWTLNEIGRISGVLSGNFNQSVVDRVTEKLDESVKSVVKCTDKLKITNHNGGCIQISETNKIVWRFKSRTIFHKVLLVDSSSCTTLKLNSFNDTNEFFSIVSHTGRRLVFTDGDFSKHAKYVGNEPNLGLVQANGIWLLEPSNDSFLRIRVNRHIAKIPIVHDLWTASKDSEDHVLIVWEHTLFGEGNDRLLWKLECVE; this comes from the coding sequence ATGATCATACGAGTTATCCTAGCTGAAGTGCTGCTTCTGGCACTTTGCCGGAGCGTTTCAGGGCAAGAAAAATGTACCACGGAATCGGATATCAACGATATCAAAGCGGTTTTGGCAAATTTGAAGAACAGTTGCATTGTAAACGTTGCGTACAGTGTGAACAATGTGGACTCTGTCTGTAAGCTGCTGTTGGAGCAGATCAAAACGGGACTGACCAAACTGACGCACCAGCGAAGGATGATGTCCAAACGGTACGTCACGAAGGAACAGTTCGAGCAGCTGGAGAATAGCTACGATAGGCAGTTGAGGGAAGTTTTGGCAAGCCTCAATTCGCAGAAGAGATATTCGGGGGATTCGTTGCAGGATGATCTTGATGGTGCTTTGGATGATACTAAATCCCTGATAACCATGGAAAAGGAGCTTTGTGTGCAGTTGAGAACCTGGGATGATACCAACGACAGGTTACGGAAGGAGCTGTTCGACCACTTGATAGCAAAGGGTGACATCGCTGGAGCGCTGAAACGATTCTCCCAAATGAAGTCGGACTACTATACGGAGGCCATCTTCCACGATCTGGCCTGGAGACACAACCAGAGCGTGGACGTGATGACTCAACTGTTGGATGTGATCCAGGATCTGGACGACCGGACGGAGGCACTCACGTTGGTTTATGAGAACGCGAAGAAGTACTACCGATTGAATTTGGACAGTGATTTGACGCTGCTGCTAGTCGAAGCTGAAGTGGTCAAGGTGAAGGACAGAATCGAGAAGGGTGGCTTGATAACTTCGATTCAGCGGAGGAAGCTGTTCAACATGTCGCTGGAGCTGGACGTTAAAACTGAGCAGGTTGTGTCCCGGCTTATGGAGTACGATGTCGGCAAAGAAGCTGAGGTGTTGAGTAATTTGAAGAGGGTCTTCGTAAGACTAGAACCAAGTCAGATGAAAAAGATTGCCAAGGTTATCTGTTTGGCTAGCTATTCCCAGCAACGCAGATTCGTGAATTTCTTGGCGATTTTGCCAAGCTACAGCAAAATTGACGCTCTTGAAGTGATGGTTGAGTCCGGACTGAAGAGCTTGCAATTCTCTATCATGTGGACTCTGAATGAAATCGGTCGAATTAGTGGAGTGTTGAGTGGCAACTTCAACCAGAGCGTCGTCGATAGAGTGACGGAAAAGCTTGACGAAAGTGTCAAAAGTGTTGTGAAATGTACAGACAAGTTGAAGATAACGAACCATAATGGAGGATGCATCCAGATTTCAGAGACTAATAAGATAGTTTGGAGATTTAAGTCAAGGACAATATTTCACAAAGTTTTGCTGGTAGATTCTTCTAGTTGTACGACATTAAAATTGAACTCCTTTAACGACACAAACGAATTCTTCTCAATCGTGAGTCACACCGGAAGAAGACTCGTCTTCACTGATGGTGATTTCAGCAAACATGCGAAATACGTGGGAAATGAACCAAATTTGGGATTAGTACAAGCGAATGGAATTTGGCTGTTGGAACCGAGTAACGATAGCTTTCTAAGAATAAGAGTAAATCGTCATATTGCTAAGATACCGATTGTACATGATCTTTGGACTGCTAGCAAGGACAGTGAGGATCACGTTCTGATTGTCTGGGAGCATACCTTGTTCGGCGAAGGAAATGACCGTTTACTCTGGAAGCTCGAATGTGTTGAATAA